One part of the Mycobacterium marinum genome encodes these proteins:
- a CDS encoding helix-turn-helix domain-containing protein — MSRESAGAAIRALRESHDWSLADLAAATGVSIMGLSYLERGARKPHKGTVQKVENGLGLPPGTYSRLLVAADPEAELARLLAARPTETASPRRPGVVVVDRHSDTDVLEGYAEAQLDALRSVIDRLPASTSNEYETYILSVVAQCVKAEMLAASSWRVAVNAGSESSARLMEHLQALEATRTALLERMPASLSARFDRACAQSQLPDAVIAALIGVDSDELWDIRNRGVIPPGALPRIRAFVDGSTESSQQQDRGCDDGEGQR, encoded by the coding sequence GTGAGCCGTGAATCGGCCGGTGCGGCTATCCGTGCCTTGCGTGAGTCACACGATTGGTCACTGGCCGACCTCGCGGCCGCGACCGGTGTCAGCATCATGGGCCTCAGCTATCTGGAACGAGGTGCCCGCAAGCCGCACAAAGGCACAGTTCAGAAGGTAGAAAACGGCCTCGGTTTGCCGCCGGGCACCTACTCGCGGCTGCTGGTCGCCGCCGATCCGGAGGCGGAACTAGCCCGGCTGCTCGCTGCCCGGCCGACCGAGACGGCCTCGCCTCGCCGCCCCGGCGTGGTGGTGGTCGACCGCCACAGTGACACCGATGTGCTGGAGGGATACGCCGAAGCCCAGCTGGATGCCCTCAGGTCGGTCATCGATAGATTGCCGGCGAGCACATCAAACGAATATGAGACGTATATTCTCTCTGTGGTCGCTCAGTGCGTGAAGGCCGAGATGCTGGCCGCCAGCTCATGGCGGGTGGCGGTCAACGCCGGCTCGGAGTCCAGCGCCCGACTCATGGAGCACCTGCAGGCGCTGGAGGCAACGCGCACCGCCCTGCTCGAGCGGATGCCGGCGAGCTTGAGCGCGCGCTTCGACCGGGCGTGCGCGCAATCGCAGTTACCGGACGCGGTCATCGCGGCACTGATCGGTGTCGATAGTGACGAACTGTGGGATATCCGCAACAGGGGGGTCATCCCGCCCGGAGCGCTCCCCCGGATTCGCGCCTTCGTCGATGGATCCACGGAGTCCTCCCAACAGCAGGATCGCGGCTGCGACGACGGCGAGGGGCAACGATGA
- a CDS encoding C40 family peptidase: protein MIPTEVDALLRAHQMFVGTGDHRMPDVHPQPGAEPLWRATLPNPATDQPRYGFRAARGREVLAAATRTDAAVAAVIADAHRDREQARELTGNVVNQARADGVAPPVTPLAQREAIRRRVGRLRAQRAHVLWAHRRARRRLAALRLLRYRMLHHHGSRQRLSPISGRAGIAVRAALSRLGRPYVWGATGPDRFDCSGLVQWAYAQAGVHLDRTTYQQINDGIVVSRSQIRPGDLVFPHPGHVQLAIGNNLVVEAPHAGASVRISPLGNHVQIRRPL, encoded by the coding sequence ATGATTCCCACCGAAGTCGATGCGTTGCTTCGCGCCCATCAGATGTTCGTCGGCACTGGCGATCACCGGATGCCGGACGTGCACCCCCAACCGGGTGCGGAGCCGCTGTGGCGCGCCACCCTGCCCAACCCCGCGACGGATCAACCCCGCTATGGGTTCAGGGCAGCACGTGGCCGGGAAGTCCTAGCGGCTGCGACAAGAACCGATGCGGCGGTTGCCGCGGTGATTGCCGATGCGCATCGGGATCGCGAGCAGGCCCGGGAGTTGACCGGCAACGTCGTGAACCAGGCTCGGGCCGATGGTGTGGCACCGCCGGTGACGCCGTTGGCCCAGCGTGAGGCCATCCGTCGCCGGGTGGGCCGGCTGCGTGCCCAACGCGCGCATGTTCTGTGGGCGCACCGACGGGCGCGGCGCCGGTTGGCCGCCTTGCGCCTGCTGCGGTACCGGATGCTGCACCACCATGGGTCGAGGCAGCGGTTGTCGCCGATCAGCGGGCGCGCCGGAATCGCGGTGCGAGCGGCGTTGTCGCGGCTGGGCCGCCCCTACGTTTGGGGGGCCACCGGCCCGGACCGGTTCGACTGCTCTGGGCTGGTCCAATGGGCCTACGCGCAGGCGGGCGTGCACTTGGACCGCACCACCTACCAGCAGATCAACGACGGGATCGTGGTGTCGCGCTCGCAGATACGGCCCGGCGATCTGGTCTTCCCGCATCCGGGCCACGTGCAGCTGGCGATCGGCAACAATCTGGTGGTCGAGGCGCCGCACGCGGGCGCCTCGGTGCGGATCAGCCCATTGGGTAACCATGTGCAAATCCGGCGGCCGCTATGA
- a CDS encoding DUF4226 domain-containing protein: MNGGEPRSEQAGSALAAIRARQAELARQHDVLGEADRALAEALTRAHTVMRDSVRRLDAIGAEIDGAVAGQDSLALDTPLGAREFQNFLLAKQREIATIVATAHELDRTKSAVLASLRAHYGESAG, translated from the coding sequence ATGAACGGCGGCGAACCCAGGTCTGAGCAGGCCGGATCCGCGCTAGCCGCGATTCGGGCGCGGCAAGCCGAGCTGGCGCGCCAACACGACGTGCTCGGCGAGGCCGACCGTGCGCTGGCGGAGGCGCTCACCCGTGCGCACACGGTAATGCGCGACAGTGTCCGTCGCCTCGATGCGATCGGTGCAGAGATCGATGGCGCTGTGGCAGGCCAGGATTCGCTCGCCCTCGATACCCCGCTGGGGGCGCGTGAGTTTCAGAATTTCCTGCTCGCCAAGCAGCGCGAGATCGCAACCATCGTCGCCACCGCCCACGAGCTTGATCGCACGAAAAGTGCTGTGCTGGCGAGCTTGCGGGCACACTATGGCGAATCCGCGGGCTAG
- a CDS encoding DUF4226 domain-containing protein, with protein sequence MGGSEQRAQSGAARGAAADAIAGAEVALAHQNSMSSQLDLQVIAAILNAHLTAVDGSEALDELQQETEAAVRTRSDLDTPAGARDFQRFLIGKLRDIREVVATASLDDTSKATLMAAWTSLYNASKQEASSPGDAPTVTEPAAGTGADADRAAGLISGDPLLDSLLFDDPGLVAEAPLPQGAAPSGAATAPALPSMPGLGDGSGAATPSGAGSVPNLPAGPALSAIPRAIASRLDELDDPSLDSLALDPDDSDDEPADLDEDTDGGGEDTEQPASSGEPQPLPTGPTKVTLPNGDTITAASPELAAAINATAGGAAIADAFQQQGIAIPPPGTPVSDPIDPARLAAGDIGMFTDRHALALGDGNAFLDGQMQQVSSMGGPNFLGWQHPPTSTTVTAPAQTGAPTPTRPATTPVAPRY encoded by the coding sequence ATGGGCGGATCGGAGCAGCGTGCGCAGTCGGGCGCGGCACGCGGAGCCGCCGCCGATGCCATCGCTGGCGCGGAAGTGGCTTTAGCACACCAGAATTCGATGAGCTCGCAGCTCGATCTGCAGGTGATCGCGGCTATCTTGAATGCGCACCTGACGGCGGTCGACGGAAGCGAGGCGCTCGACGAGCTGCAGCAAGAGACCGAAGCCGCAGTGCGGACCCGCTCGGATCTGGACACACCGGCCGGAGCCCGCGACTTCCAGCGCTTCCTGATCGGAAAGCTCAGAGATATCCGGGAGGTGGTCGCCACTGCGAGCCTCGATGACACCTCGAAAGCAACCCTGATGGCCGCATGGACGTCGCTGTACAACGCATCCAAGCAAGAGGCGAGTTCGCCCGGTGATGCGCCGACGGTCACCGAGCCCGCGGCGGGCACCGGTGCCGATGCGGACCGCGCGGCTGGGCTGATCTCGGGGGACCCGCTTTTGGACTCGCTGTTGTTCGACGACCCGGGTTTGGTAGCTGAGGCGCCGTTGCCGCAGGGCGCTGCGCCGTCGGGCGCGGCGACGGCGCCGGCGTTGCCGAGCATGCCCGGCCTGGGCGACGGATCGGGCGCTGCCACTCCGTCGGGTGCTGGTTCGGTCCCGAACTTGCCCGCGGGTCCGGCCTTGTCCGCAATCCCCCGGGCAATCGCATCACGCCTGGACGAGCTCGATGACCCCAGCCTCGACTCCCTTGCCCTGGATCCGGACGACTCAGACGACGAACCAGCTGATCTGGATGAGGACACCGACGGCGGTGGCGAAGACACGGAGCAACCGGCATCGTCGGGCGAGCCGCAACCGCTGCCCACCGGACCGACGAAGGTGACTCTGCCCAACGGGGACACGATCACCGCGGCAAGCCCTGAACTAGCCGCGGCGATCAACGCCACCGCGGGCGGTGCTGCCATCGCAGATGCGTTCCAGCAACAAGGCATTGCCATCCCCCCGCCCGGAACGCCGGTGAGTGACCCGATAGACCCGGCGCGACTCGCCGCCGGAGACATCGGCATGTTCACGGATCGGCACGCGCTTGCCCTCGGTGATGGCAACGCGTTTCTGGACGGGCAGATGCAACAGGTTTCCAGCATGGGCGGGCCGAACTTCCTAGGCTGGCAGCATCCGCCAACATCGACGACCGTCACGGCGCCGGCCCAGACCGGCGCCCCAACCCCAACCCGGCCGGCGACTACGCCGGTCGCCCCGCGATACTGA
- a CDS encoding ESX-1 secretion-associated protein — translation MADRIHVEPAHLREAAAHHEQTSEYLRSVPSSHAAIQESLNSLGPIFSELRDAGRDLLELRRQCYEQQADEHADIAQNLRTSAAMWDQHEQDAAHDFGGIVDNGR, via the coding sequence ATGGCAGATCGAATCCATGTGGAGCCGGCGCACCTGCGCGAAGCCGCTGCCCATCACGAGCAAACCTCCGAATACCTGCGCAGCGTGCCGTCGTCGCATGCCGCGATACAGGAGAGCCTGAACTCATTGGGGCCGATCTTCAGTGAGCTGCGCGACGCCGGCCGCGATCTTCTCGAACTACGACGTCAGTGCTACGAGCAGCAGGCCGACGAGCATGCCGACATCGCGCAGAACCTACGGACCTCCGCGGCGATGTGGGACCAGCACGAGCAAGACGCGGCTCACGACTTCGGCGGCATCGTCGACAACGGTCGATGA
- a CDS encoding DUF2694 family protein, with protein MTDANPAFDTVHPSGHILVRSCRGGYMHSVALSEGAMETDAAALAEGILLTADVSCLKALLEVREEIVAAGHTPSAEVPTNRDLDVAIERLLAHQLRPRRR; from the coding sequence ATGACCGACGCCAACCCCGCGTTCGACACCGTCCATCCCAGCGGGCACATCCTGGTCCGGTCCTGCCGGGGCGGTTACATGCACAGCGTGGCCTTGAGCGAGGGAGCGATGGAGACCGACGCCGCTGCGCTGGCCGAGGGAATTTTGCTGACGGCCGATGTCTCATGTCTGAAGGCTTTGCTAGAAGTGCGCGAAGAGATCGTTGCGGCCGGCCACACGCCATCGGCGGAGGTGCCGACCAACCGAGATCTCGACGTCGCCATCGAGCGACTGCTGGCCCACCAATTACGGCCGCGCCGCCGCTGA